The Planctomycetota bacterium genome includes a region encoding these proteins:
- the mnhG gene encoding monovalent cation/H(+) antiporter subunit G — translation MIEAIAILCNLTAAAAILFGLFFLFVGALGIYRLPDAYNRIHAASKSITLGIVSLLLASVLHLAAPDGDFDRTEVIAAITKAILVIVFQFVAAPVASHMLAKGAHMDDALKKMDAGDDELENDQTSNA, via the coding sequence GTGATCGAAGCCATTGCGATCTTGTGCAACCTGACCGCCGCGGCCGCGATCTTGTTCGGGTTGTTCTTCTTATTTGTCGGCGCCTTGGGCATCTATCGCTTGCCGGACGCGTACAACCGGATACATGCGGCGAGCAAGAGCATCACGCTCGGGATCGTGTCACTGTTGCTCGCGTCGGTGCTTCACTTGGCGGCGCCCGACGGAGACTTTGACCGCACCGAGGTGATCGCCGCCATCACGAAGGCGATCCTCGTGATCGTGTTCCAGTTCGTCGCGGCGCCGGTGGCAAGCCACATGCTCGCCAAGGGCGCGCACATGGATGACGCCTTGAAAAAGATGGATGCTGGCGACGACGAACTCGAAAACGATCAAACGTCCAACGCCTGA
- a CDS encoding monovalent cation/H+ antiporter complex subunit F: protein MNVFALHLAGVLAPIVSERDPWHAALINILIEVGFLVIAISVVLCVIRLIRGPHLADRAAASDALAIQLAGLVVLFTLKVDALVLFDGVLVLSLIGFAGTLAVAQFMIRRALKREREEASP, encoded by the coding sequence ATGAACGTCTTCGCTCTTCATCTCGCCGGCGTGTTGGCACCGATCGTCTCCGAGCGCGATCCCTGGCACGCGGCACTGATCAACATCCTCATCGAGGTTGGGTTTCTCGTTATCGCGATCAGTGTTGTGCTGTGCGTGATCCGATTGATCCGGGGGCCTCACCTCGCCGATCGGGCGGCCGCCTCGGACGCGCTGGCCATTCAGCTTGCCGGCCTCGTCGTGCTGTTCACCCTCAAGGTCGACGCGCTGGTGCTTTTCGATGGCGTGCTTGTGTTGTCGCTCATCGGCTTCGCGGGAACCCTGGCCGTGGCTCAGTTCATGATCCGCCGGGCGCTCAAACGTGAACGTGAGGAGGCGTCGCCGTGA
- a CDS encoding Na+/H+ antiporter subunit E, producing MFLLNLVLAVMFGLMLGGFSPATLISGFVIGFLILNPISKASTGRAYGGRIIRLIRFGVYFVRILVIANIDVAREVITPGSRLHPRIVRFEVTDLTPVQITVLSNAITLTPGTLVVDVSDKGDDGQQFLYIHCMFGADRGLSIEGITELRRRLLTEVFG from the coding sequence ATGTTTCTCTTGAACCTCGTGCTGGCGGTGATGTTTGGGCTGATGCTCGGTGGCTTTTCGCCGGCGACGTTGATCTCCGGGTTCGTCATCGGCTTCCTGATTCTCAACCCGATCAGCAAGGCCTCGACTGGTCGGGCTTACGGCGGACGGATCATCCGCCTGATTCGTTTCGGCGTGTACTTTGTTCGCATCCTCGTCATCGCCAACATCGACGTCGCCCGGGAAGTCATCACGCCCGGCAGCCGACTCCACCCGCGAATCGTCCGTTTCGAGGTGACCGACCTCACGCCGGTGCAGATCACCGTCCTGTCCAACGCGATCACGCTCACGCCCGGCACGCTGGTGGTCGACGTGTCCGACAAGGGCGACGACGGTCAGCAGTTCCTCTACATCCACTGCATGTTCGGCGCGGACCGGGGATTGTCGATCGAAGGAATCACCGAACTGCGGCGTAGGCTGCTCACGGAGGTGTTCGGATGA
- a CDS encoding proton-conducting transporter membrane subunit — MNHPGIVIFVMLPMVAAVADMLLHKYKKPQRVIAVGTLLGNMVAAIWALAKTSDGTVLVSQMGNWPAPFGISVIVDMLSAILLAVTSAVMLAVYIYSLRELPRRFAGGYFNPLYLSLLMGVNWAFITGDLFNLFVAFEIFLLSSYGILILGTTPAQMRQAYKYVLLNLFASTLFVAACGLTYGVLGTLNFAEIAALANAGQVPASMVPVAGLLLMVFAAKTAAFPLWFWLPDTYPTLPPAMGGLFSGLLTKVGVYTLLRVFIQVLGDVPLIAQLALPLILISAVGTMFGGVLGAVSSTRIRKILAIHVISQVGYMVLGIGLATKVALAAVVLYVVQHMVVKCALFLCAGLVIGRTGTDDLGRLGGLIKRDVPLAVLFFIAAMSLVGLPPLSGFYGKFMLITESFARTDWQGYVLGGFAIITGVLTLVSMVKIWNYAFWNKEQPGAPGDVPIMSNAPNTVGYFATGFLVLIALSVAFGAQGYLNLANVAAEQMLDAEAYVSAVLGDEAWAYVEQQRMEVRP, encoded by the coding sequence GTGAACCACCCCGGCATCGTCATCTTCGTCATGCTCCCGATGGTTGCGGCCGTCGCGGACATGCTGTTGCACAAGTACAAGAAGCCGCAGCGGGTCATCGCCGTCGGTACGTTGTTGGGCAACATGGTCGCCGCGATATGGGCTCTGGCAAAGACCAGCGACGGAACCGTGCTGGTCTCTCAGATGGGCAACTGGCCGGCCCCGTTCGGCATCAGCGTGATCGTCGACATGCTCAGCGCCATCCTCCTGGCGGTGACGTCGGCGGTGATGCTCGCCGTCTACATCTACAGCCTCCGCGAACTGCCCAGGCGTTTCGCAGGCGGGTACTTCAACCCGCTGTACCTCTCGCTCCTCATGGGCGTGAATTGGGCGTTCATCACCGGCGATCTGTTCAACCTCTTCGTCGCGTTCGAGATTTTCCTTCTGAGCAGTTACGGCATCCTGATCCTCGGCACGACGCCCGCGCAGATGCGGCAAGCGTACAAGTACGTCTTGCTGAACCTGTTCGCGTCGACCTTGTTCGTTGCGGCATGTGGCCTGACGTACGGCGTGCTCGGCACGTTGAACTTCGCCGAGATCGCCGCGTTGGCCAACGCGGGGCAGGTGCCCGCGTCGATGGTGCCGGTCGCGGGACTGTTGCTGATGGTGTTCGCGGCGAAGACGGCGGCGTTTCCGCTTTGGTTCTGGCTGCCCGACACCTACCCGACGCTCCCCCCGGCGATGGGCGGGTTGTTCAGTGGCCTGCTTACGAAGGTGGGCGTCTACACCCTGTTGCGGGTGTTCATCCAAGTGCTCGGCGACGTGCCGTTGATCGCACAACTCGCGCTGCCATTGATCCTAATCAGCGCGGTCGGCACGATGTTCGGCGGCGTGCTCGGCGCGGTTAGCTCGACACGCATCCGCAAGATCCTCGCCATTCACGTCATTTCGCAGGTCGGATACATGGTGCTCGGCATCGGACTGGCGACGAAGGTCGCGCTCGCTGCCGTCGTGCTCTATGTCGTGCAGCACATGGTGGTGAAGTGTGCCCTGTTCCTGTGTGCCGGCCTCGTGATCGGGCGGACAGGCACGGACGATCTCGGCCGGCTCGGCGGGTTGATCAAGCGGGACGTCCCGCTCGCGGTGCTGTTCTTCATCGCGGCCATGTCACTGGTGGGGCTGCCCCCTTTGAGTGGGTTCTACGGGAAGTTCATGCTCATCACCGAGAGCTTCGCCCGTACCGACTGGCAAGGTTACGTGCTCGGCGGTTTTGCCATCATCACCGGCGTGCTGACGCTCGTGTCGATGGTCAAGATCTGGAACTATGCGTTCTGGAACAAGGAACAACCCGGGGCGCCGGGCGACGTGCCGATCATGAGCAACGCGCCGAACACGGTCGGCTACTTTGCGACAGGCTTCCTGGTGTTGATCGCGTTGTCGGTCGCGTTTGGGGCACAGGGCTACCTGAACCTCGCCAACGTCGCCGCGGAACAGATGCTTGATGCCGAGGCGTACGTGTCGGCGGTTCTGGGCGACGAGGCCTGGGCCTATGTCGAGCAGCAGCGGATGGAGGTGCGGCCGTGA
- a CDS encoding sodium:proton antiporter, whose translation MTLLTCILVGVIFAASFYLLTGRELKGICMGMFLLGHGANLAILSVSGSPLGKTTPVLGEYGKLAGTEADPLPQALILTAIVIGFAVQAFALTMLVVTYRRGGSSRLMELERKAEADK comes from the coding sequence GTGACACTGTTGACTTGCATTCTCGTGGGCGTGATCTTCGCGGCGTCGTTCTACTTGCTCACCGGCCGGGAGCTCAAAGGCATTTGCATGGGCATGTTCCTGCTGGGTCACGGGGCGAACCTCGCCATCCTCAGCGTCAGCGGTTCGCCGCTCGGCAAGACGACGCCGGTGTTGGGCGAGTACGGTAAGCTGGCCGGCACCGAGGCGGATCCGTTGCCCCAGGCGCTGATCCTGACCGCGATCGTCATCGGCTTCGCGGTGCAGGCGTTCGCCCTGACCATGCTCGTCGTAACCTACCGCCGCGGCGGGTCGAGCCGGCTCATGGAGCTCGAGCGGAAAGCCGAGGCGGACAAGTGA
- the mbhE gene encoding hydrogen gas-evolving membrane-bound hydrogenase subunit E, with product MSSGWPLLIAVFAPMVCGGVGLFLPRQNMGGRVALAAAGPVIALVLLVAHVAAHGRVETKAVEWVPGLHMNFAWIVDATSVMFNGFIAGIGLLIILYARAYLGPKPDDLYRFYPMLGLFMTAMLGLTMSDNLPTMLLFWEMTSISSFLLIGWKFSDKVASRNAMQAFLVTGLGGLVLMGGLILLAIAGGNEDGAVWRFSEMDGPMQGKTLALAFVLLYVGIAAKSAQWPLHFWLPGAMNAPTPVSAYLHSAAMVKAGIYLLARLWEPLSNLDVWPLVVIPLGAITMAYGAVMALRQDGLKAILAYTTISQLGLLATAFGLGGLSYDGEANLIAPNLQILNHALYKAPLFILAGAIIHGLHREKLSDCIGLYREGGDAKLYATLFLIGSFALAAFPLSFSFSAKEMFLYQVAHSAKALGVWFWPLAAAAVIVGLCNVALFVRFLRTFMTAPTISATPPEHVEHHDVPVWHAFLWVPAALLIGLQFVLGIVPIVGAWLLDPLAGPTFYDKFATLPWVWELLTPGVPLLLSGLGIFIGLIVGATPLCAAGPVRPWPEVFSRLFDGGYWLATVGGRFPFEALQNGSFRSYIFTFGAALLAILGWGVAVAGWPEFRATFDFTWEQLPGYLIIGITIGVVIMAAVVQQRIIRVLLLGATGLGMAGLYYLYAAPDLALTQISIEIVSIILFLLVLTLLPNERAQARQRWLPRGVIAILIGLAIGGATYVAATADTPAKLPTIAAADEVEKLGDYFLRNSYEGTDSSSVANVYGGSVARGLDHLTSFDTDLKYIDPPAPTESVVHKGGGGSNVVNVILVDFRGFDTMGEIVVLGIAVMGVWTLMKRTPDEMDEPRDSLASPGEVVSPILRQAVRFLIPVSLVFAVYVFFKGHQEPGGGFVGGLVAAVTIVVYRMTFGGPSLRQLMPVSEHVMIAVGLILAGTSALGPLFFGLPLLTTNHGYIDLPGGVEFHWATVLIFDAGVALVVIGTVVGMIDVLSNAVERRAIGQSTGEVAS from the coding sequence GCACATGAACTTCGCTTGGATCGTCGACGCGACGAGCGTGATGTTCAACGGCTTTATCGCCGGCATCGGCCTGTTGATCATCCTCTACGCACGGGCCTACCTCGGGCCCAAGCCCGACGACCTGTATCGCTTCTACCCGATGCTCGGCCTGTTCATGACGGCCATGCTCGGGCTGACCATGTCGGACAACCTGCCGACGATGCTGTTGTTCTGGGAGATGACCAGCATCAGTTCGTTCCTGCTGATCGGTTGGAAGTTCTCCGACAAAGTCGCGAGCCGAAACGCGATGCAGGCGTTCCTCGTTACCGGCCTCGGCGGACTTGTGTTGATGGGCGGGTTGATCTTGCTGGCGATCGCCGGCGGGAACGAAGACGGCGCGGTCTGGCGGTTCAGTGAGATGGACGGGCCGATGCAGGGCAAGACGCTTGCGTTGGCGTTCGTCCTTCTCTACGTCGGCATCGCCGCGAAGTCGGCGCAGTGGCCGTTGCACTTCTGGCTGCCGGGCGCGATGAACGCACCGACGCCGGTCAGTGCCTATCTCCACTCGGCAGCCATGGTCAAGGCGGGCATCTACCTGCTCGCCCGACTCTGGGAGCCACTGTCGAATCTCGATGTCTGGCCGCTGGTCGTGATTCCGCTCGGCGCGATCACGATGGCGTATGGCGCCGTCATGGCCCTGCGGCAGGACGGGCTCAAAGCCATCCTCGCGTACACCACCATCAGCCAACTTGGCCTGCTTGCCACCGCGTTCGGTTTGGGCGGCCTGAGCTACGACGGCGAGGCGAATCTCATCGCGCCGAACCTGCAGATCCTCAACCACGCGCTGTACAAAGCGCCGTTGTTCATCCTCGCCGGTGCGATCATCCACGGCCTGCACCGTGAAAAGCTCTCCGACTGCATCGGTCTCTACCGTGAAGGCGGCGACGCAAAGCTGTATGCGACGTTGTTCCTGATCGGGTCGTTTGCGCTGGCCGCTTTCCCGCTGTCGTTCAGTTTCTCGGCCAAGGAAATGTTCCTGTACCAGGTCGCGCACTCGGCTAAGGCACTGGGCGTGTGGTTCTGGCCGCTTGCGGCAGCGGCGGTGATCGTCGGGCTTTGCAACGTCGCGTTGTTCGTTCGTTTTCTTCGGACGTTCATGACCGCGCCGACGATTTCCGCGACGCCGCCCGAGCATGTGGAGCATCACGACGTGCCGGTCTGGCATGCGTTCTTGTGGGTGCCGGCCGCGTTGCTCATCGGTTTGCAGTTTGTTCTCGGCATCGTGCCGATTGTCGGGGCTTGGTTGCTCGATCCGTTGGCCGGGCCGACTTTCTACGACAAGTTCGCGACGCTGCCGTGGGTGTGGGAGTTGCTGACGCCGGGCGTGCCGTTGTTGCTCAGCGGGCTGGGAATTTTCATCGGGCTCATCGTCGGCGCGACACCGTTGTGTGCGGCGGGTCCGGTTCGGCCATGGCCGGAAGTCTTCAGCAGGCTCTTCGATGGTGGCTACTGGCTCGCGACCGTCGGTGGGCGATTCCCGTTTGAAGCGCTACAGAACGGCAGTTTCCGCAGCTACATCTTCACGTTCGGTGCGGCGCTGTTGGCGATCCTCGGGTGGGGTGTCGCCGTCGCGGGCTGGCCGGAGTTCCGGGCCACGTTCGACTTCACTTGGGAACAGCTGCCCGGCTACCTCATCATCGGCATCACGATCGGCGTGGTCATCATGGCCGCCGTGGTGCAGCAACGAATCATCCGCGTGTTGCTCCTCGGTGCGACCGGCCTGGGTATGGCGGGGCTGTACTACCTCTACGCCGCCCCGGACCTGGCGCTGACGCAAATCAGCATCGAGATCGTCAGCATCATTCTGTTCCTGCTCGTGTTGACACTGCTACCCAACGAGCGGGCGCAGGCGCGGCAGCGGTGGTTGCCACGCGGGGTCATTGCGATCCTCATCGGTTTGGCGATCGGCGGCGCGACTTACGTCGCGGCAACGGCGGACACGCCGGCCAAGTTGCCGACCATCGCGGCTGCCGACGAAGTCGAGAAACTCGGCGACTACTTCCTCCGCAACAGCTACGAGGGCACCGACTCGTCGAGCGTGGCCAACGTCTATGGCGGCTCGGTCGCACGCGGCCTTGATCACCTCACATCGTTCGACACGGACCTCAAATACATCGATCCGCCCGCTCCGACCGAGTCGGTCGTCCACAAAGGCGGCGGCGGGTCCAACGTGGTCAACGTCATTCTCGTCGACTTCCGCGGCTTCGATACGATGGGCGAGATCGTCGTGCTCGGCATCGCGGTCATGGGCGTGTGGACACTGATGAAGCGCACGCCCGACGAAATGGACGAGCCGCGGGATTCGCTCGCGTCGCCCGGCGAAGTGGTGTCGCCGATCCTTCGGCAGGCCGTGCGTTTCTTGATCCCCGTGTCGCTCGTCTTCGCGGTGTATGTGTTTTTCAAAGGCCACCAGGAACCCGGCGGGGGCTTCGTCGGTGGGCTCGTCGCGGCGGTCACGATCGTGGTTTATCGCATGACGTTCGGCGGTCCGTCGCTCCGGCAGCTCATGCCGGTCAGCGAGCACGTGATGATTGCCGTCGGGCTGATCTTGGCGGGCACCTCCGCATTGGGGCCGTTGTTCTTCGGGCTGCCGTTGCTCACGACCAACCACGGCTACATCGACCTGCCGGGGGGTGTCGAGTTCCACTGGGCGACCGTGTTGATCTTCGATGCGGGTGTGGCGCTCGTCGTGATTGGCACCGTGGTCGGCATGATCGACGTGTTGTCCAACGCCGTCGAACGTCGAGCGATCGGCCAAAGCACCGGGGAGGTCGCGTCGTGA